One genomic segment of Paraburkholderia aromaticivorans includes these proteins:
- a CDS encoding formylglycine-generating enzyme family protein: protein MGSSTDDPSEKPVHHVSIGAPFAIGKYEVTVEQWNACVAANACQKLTPESNTNKAAPARDLSWDDAQQYVKWLSKSTGKPYRLPTEAEWEYADRGGTTTAYWWGEQMRKGNANCKDCGDPWHKEGPETAGSFAPNPLGLYDMNGSVWEWTADCWHNSYQGAPADGHAWETPGCDMRVIRGGSWREGGGYMLSATRFKYSSGVRQSQDGFRVVKDLK from the coding sequence ATGGGCAGCAGCACCGACGATCCTTCCGAAAAGCCGGTTCATCACGTGAGCATCGGCGCGCCGTTCGCGATCGGCAAGTACGAGGTGACGGTCGAACAATGGAACGCCTGCGTTGCCGCCAATGCGTGTCAGAAGCTCACGCCCGAAAGCAATACCAACAAAGCGGCTCCCGCGCGCGACCTCAGTTGGGACGACGCGCAGCAATACGTGAAATGGTTGAGCAAGAGCACCGGCAAACCGTACCGCTTGCCCACCGAAGCGGAGTGGGAATACGCCGATCGCGGCGGCACCACGACCGCCTACTGGTGGGGCGAGCAGATGCGCAAGGGCAACGCCAATTGCAAGGACTGCGGCGACCCGTGGCACAAGGAAGGACCCGAGACCGCAGGCTCGTTCGCACCGAATCCGCTCGGCCTGTACGACATGAACGGCAGTGTCTGGGAATGGACCGCCGACTGCTGGCACAACTCCTACCAGGGCGCGCCGGCCGATGGCCACGCATGGGAGACCCCCGGCTGCGACATGCGCGTGATTCGCGGCGGTTCGTGGCGTGAAGGCGGCGGCTATATGCTCAGCGCGACACGCTTCAAATACAGCTCGGGTGTGCGCCAGTCGCAGGACGGCTTCCGGGTCGTCAAAGATCTCAAGTGA
- a CDS encoding MFS transporter: MSTGLAAPLPSGQLLPFRESLLAMLGIAFVAMLVALDQTIVGTALPRIVAELKGFDLYAWVATSYMLASVITIPIFGRLGDLYGRKRFLIAAILLFTGASVLCGLAGSMLLLVVARGLQGIGGGILIGTVFATVADLFPNPKLRLRWLVFVTSAFGIANMIGPTLGGMLTQYGGWRLVFFVNVPVGLVSLLFVQRFLPPLLHLRRKGPVRLDWLGAFVLAVTFGAVQLLIELLPRRGLDATTIVLAILSATCGLILWLWERRVGYPIVPVDMLMDRKLSALFAMSVLGGFALFSLVFYVPLLFQGGYAMSAHDSGMLITPLLLGTTVGSVVNNRIVTRIHRANGIMYVGFALSALACLSVVVLRGTEPRLVWMSCMGISGIGLGLVATSLTVCSQQIVARDHVGAATALLQSLRTFGGMLGTVMTGALLGHLYSRGVHRSLDSYQATQWFKSFASPELLVDRAEQAALINRLVSAGQAGDAMMKSAREALVQSIHIGILVAGAAALIGLCLAWFVPPVRISYQDAELTPDGQSPADALPSRRSAL, encoded by the coding sequence ATGAGCACCGGGCTCGCCGCGCCGCTTCCGAGCGGGCAACTGCTGCCGTTCCGCGAATCGCTGCTGGCGATGCTCGGCATCGCGTTCGTCGCGATGCTGGTGGCGCTGGATCAAACCATCGTCGGCACCGCACTGCCGCGCATCGTCGCCGAACTGAAGGGCTTCGATCTGTACGCGTGGGTCGCCACGTCGTACATGCTGGCCTCCGTCATCACGATTCCCATCTTCGGGCGGCTGGGCGATCTGTACGGCCGCAAGCGGTTTCTGATCGCCGCGATCCTTCTGTTTACCGGCGCTTCGGTCCTGTGCGGGCTCGCTGGCAGCATGTTGCTGCTGGTGGTTGCGCGCGGCCTGCAAGGGATCGGCGGCGGCATTCTGATCGGCACGGTGTTCGCCACTGTCGCCGACCTGTTCCCGAATCCGAAACTGCGGTTGCGCTGGCTGGTGTTCGTCACGTCCGCCTTCGGCATCGCCAACATGATCGGGCCGACGCTCGGCGGCATGTTGACGCAATATGGCGGGTGGCGGCTGGTGTTTTTCGTCAATGTGCCGGTCGGACTCGTGTCGCTGCTGTTCGTGCAGCGCTTTCTGCCGCCGCTCCTTCATCTGCGGCGCAAGGGTCCGGTTCGGCTCGACTGGCTCGGCGCGTTCGTGCTCGCGGTCACATTCGGCGCGGTGCAACTGCTGATCGAACTGCTTCCGAGGCGCGGCCTCGACGCCACGACCATCGTGCTGGCCATTCTGAGCGCAACCTGCGGACTCATTCTCTGGCTATGGGAGCGGCGCGTCGGCTATCCGATCGTGCCGGTGGACATGCTCATGGACCGCAAACTTTCCGCGCTCTTCGCGATGTCGGTGCTCGGCGGTTTCGCGCTCTTTTCGCTGGTGTTTTACGTGCCGCTGCTGTTTCAGGGCGGCTACGCGATGTCCGCGCATGACTCGGGCATGTTGATCACGCCGCTGCTGCTCGGCACGACGGTGGGCAGCGTGGTCAACAACCGCATCGTCACACGAATCCACCGCGCAAACGGCATCATGTATGTCGGCTTTGCGCTGTCCGCGCTCGCCTGTCTCAGCGTGGTCGTCTTGCGGGGCACGGAGCCGCGTCTGGTGTGGATGTCGTGCATGGGTATCAGCGGCATCGGGCTCGGTCTGGTCGCAACCAGCCTGACGGTCTGTTCGCAGCAGATCGTCGCGCGGGATCACGTCGGCGCGGCCACCGCGCTGCTTCAATCGCTGAGGACGTTCGGCGGCATGCTCGGCACCGTGATGACCGGCGCGTTGCTCGGCCATCTCTATTCGCGCGGGGTGCATCGCTCGCTCGACTCCTATCAGGCGACGCAGTGGTTCAAATCGTTCGCCAGTCCTGAACTGCTGGTGGACCGCGCGGAACAGGCCGCGCTGATCAATCGTCTGGTGAGCGCGGGCCAGGCGGGAGACGCCATGATGAAGTCCGCACGCGAAGCACTGGTGCAGTCGATTCACATCGGCATTCTGGTGGCCGGCGCCGCCGCGCTGATCGGACTGTGTCTCGCGTGGTTCGTGCCGCCCGTGCGAATCAGCTATCAGGACGCTGAACTCACGCCGGACGGACAATCCCCGGCAGACGCCCTTCCATCGCGCCGCAGCGCGCTGTAG
- a CDS encoding YbfB/YjiJ family MFS transporter has protein sequence MSAAPITSASPVSLDARALFATLAGLCGSLVAIGLARFAYTPLIPSLIQAHWFTSSQAVTLGAANFAGYLVGALIGRPLASALSNRSALRILMVVVTAAFFACAYPLSVSWFFTWRLLSGISGGAIMVLVATSILPHIPAPRRGFVSGMIFLGLGLGIAASGTLIPKLLHFGLQTTWIGLGGVALALTAVSWFGWPATNPPAVLAPAGAHHAVRVQGLTLRVLYAQYAANALGLVPAMVLLVDYVARGLGRGAAIGADYWVLYGLAAIVGPVICGNVADRIGFGNAYRVGLVLQAGAVGLLALSGGPAALAVSTVILGIFTPGIVPLVLGRIHELVPHDHTEQRAAWSRATTAFALFQALGGYGYSYLFSHTHNDYTLIFTCGAIALSLAFVADLVAPRPGAARNPAQ, from the coding sequence ATGTCCGCTGCACCCATAACATCCGCCAGTCCGGTCTCACTGGATGCCCGCGCGCTCTTCGCAACACTCGCCGGACTGTGCGGCAGTCTCGTCGCCATCGGACTCGCCCGCTTCGCCTACACGCCGTTGATTCCCTCACTGATCCAGGCCCACTGGTTCACCTCGTCGCAAGCGGTAACGCTCGGCGCGGCGAACTTCGCCGGCTATCTGGTCGGCGCGTTGATCGGCAGGCCGCTCGCCTCCGCGCTGTCGAACCGCAGCGCGTTGCGCATCCTGATGGTTGTGGTGACAGCCGCCTTCTTCGCCTGCGCGTATCCGCTTTCGGTGAGCTGGTTCTTTACGTGGCGTTTGCTGTCGGGCATTTCCGGCGGCGCGATCATGGTGCTGGTGGCCACGTCGATTCTTCCGCATATTCCGGCACCGCGCCGTGGCTTCGTGAGCGGCATGATCTTTCTCGGACTCGGCCTGGGCATCGCGGCATCCGGCACGTTGATTCCGAAGTTGCTCCACTTCGGCTTGCAGACCACGTGGATCGGCCTGGGCGGCGTGGCGCTGGCGCTCACAGCCGTGAGCTGGTTCGGCTGGCCCGCAACGAATCCGCCCGCGGTGCTCGCGCCGGCCGGCGCGCATCACGCGGTGCGCGTTCAAGGCTTGACGCTGCGCGTGCTGTACGCCCAATACGCGGCGAACGCCCTCGGCCTCGTCCCGGCGATGGTGCTGCTCGTCGACTACGTCGCCCGTGGCTTGGGACGCGGCGCTGCGATCGGCGCCGACTACTGGGTCCTGTACGGCCTCGCTGCGATCGTCGGCCCGGTGATCTGCGGCAACGTTGCCGATCGCATCGGCTTCGGCAACGCGTATCGCGTCGGACTGGTTCTGCAAGCCGGCGCCGTCGGCCTGCTCGCCTTGTCAGGCGGCCCGGCGGCGCTGGCTGTCTCGACCGTGATTCTCGGCATTTTCACACCGGGCATCGTGCCGCTCGTGCTCGGACGCATTCACGAACTCGTGCCGCACGATCACACCGAACAGCGCGCAGCGTGGAGCCGCGCGACGACCGCCTTCGCGCTCTTCCAGGCGCTGGGTGGCTACGGCTATTCGTACCTGTTCTCGCATACGCATAACGATTACACGTTGATCTTCACTTGCGGAGCGATAGCGCTGAGTCTCGCGTTCGTCGCGGATCTGGTTGCGCCGCGTCCCGGCGCTGCACGCAATCCGGCGCAGTAA
- a CDS encoding DUF3303 domain-containing protein — MIATRRSHDAPPTISDDGSAPRAGIAHSDWRRAMKFIVQWNGLPTAESSVIERFMKTGGQPPDGIKLLGRWHAIGGLHGFAVVEADDTPGISALALEWGDLLTMSIFPAMTDEELGAALGKHLAARNK; from the coding sequence GTGATCGCGACGCGCCGCAGCCACGACGCGCCGCCCACCATCAGCGACGATGGCAGCGCGCCACGAGCCGGCATCGCCCATTCGGATTGGAGACGCGCAATGAAATTCATCGTCCAATGGAACGGTCTGCCGACCGCCGAGAGTTCCGTCATCGAACGCTTCATGAAGACCGGCGGCCAACCGCCGGACGGGATCAAATTGCTGGGGCGTTGGCACGCCATCGGCGGATTGCACGGCTTTGCGGTCGTCGAAGCGGACGACACCCCCGGCATCTCAGCACTGGCGCTCGAATGGGGCGACCTGCTTACCATGAGCATCTTCCCGGCCATGACCGACGAAGAACTCGGCGCCGCCCTCGGCAAACATCTGGCCGCTCGCAACAAGTAG
- a CDS encoding efflux transporter outer membrane subunit has protein sequence MSALLSSARQRFYRRTLALRCVCAATVCALSLTACVDTSMPDYKRPDTPAKASWSDQKGSPVSAAATIEPDWWKGFHDPYLDTLIAKAIAGNFDIKVLAARIDVAGTQIGEAKAGALPTMDLGAGADFEKTTHQTFSKQYNLAAQVNWDIDIWGKVEKGVQAQKAEFHASEADWRAGYLELVSNVSSTYFQILQFDDQIEQQQKTLETNRQILAIYDGQRRNGLVPQTQVLRQQAEINRLTNQLLDLRRSRALANNALCTLLGVPAGEFQMPKGHLQQRVQLPAVPDGLPAQLLARRPDVVAAEFRVLEAYDLVGQAKLAQLPTISLTAHGGTASFALTDLLKSFTYGFMPSINIPLLDPGVRAHVKVTQAQSTVAEQQYRVAVMAAFEEVENALVNVNSHKEQRVELQQEVARLQIVADQIQSQLRLGVVSQLEVFETERTLLEAQQALLANHQQILSDTVLLYKALGGGWPSVDVQTEVKEH, from the coding sequence GTGTCAGCGTTGCTTTCATCAGCTCGTCAGCGCTTTTATCGCAGGACACTGGCGCTGCGTTGCGTTTGCGCGGCAACGGTTTGCGCGCTATCGCTGACGGCCTGCGTCGATACGAGCATGCCCGATTACAAGCGTCCCGACACGCCCGCCAAGGCGTCGTGGTCGGATCAGAAGGGCTCGCCCGTCTCGGCTGCGGCGACGATCGAACCCGACTGGTGGAAAGGCTTCCATGATCCCTATCTCGACACGCTGATCGCGAAGGCGATTGCCGGCAACTTCGATATCAAGGTGCTGGCCGCGCGCATCGACGTGGCCGGCACGCAGATCGGCGAAGCCAAGGCAGGCGCCCTGCCGACCATGGACCTCGGCGCCGGCGCCGATTTCGAAAAGACCACCCACCAAACGTTCTCCAAGCAATACAACCTGGCGGCGCAGGTGAACTGGGACATCGATATCTGGGGCAAAGTCGAAAAAGGCGTGCAGGCGCAAAAGGCGGAATTCCACGCCAGCGAAGCGGACTGGCGAGCCGGCTATCTGGAACTGGTGTCGAACGTGTCCAGCACGTACTTCCAGATTCTGCAATTCGACGATCAGATCGAACAGCAACAGAAAACCCTCGAAACGAACCGGCAGATTCTCGCGATTTACGACGGCCAGCGCCGCAACGGCCTCGTGCCGCAAACCCAGGTGTTGCGCCAGCAGGCCGAGATCAACCGCCTGACCAATCAGTTGCTCGATCTGCGCCGTTCGCGCGCGCTTGCCAACAACGCGCTCTGCACGTTGCTTGGCGTGCCGGCGGGCGAGTTTCAGATGCCCAAGGGACATTTGCAGCAGCGCGTGCAACTGCCCGCCGTGCCTGACGGCCTGCCCGCACAACTGCTCGCGCGGCGTCCCGACGTGGTGGCCGCGGAGTTCAGAGTGCTGGAAGCGTACGACCTCGTCGGCCAGGCAAAACTCGCGCAACTGCCGACCATCAGCCTGACCGCGCACGGCGGCACCGCCAGTTTTGCGCTGACCGATCTGCTGAAATCGTTCACGTACGGCTTCATGCCCAGCATCAACATTCCGCTGCTCGATCCCGGCGTGCGGGCGCACGTGAAAGTCACGCAGGCGCAATCGACGGTTGCCGAGCAGCAGTATCGCGTGGCGGTGATGGCCGCGTTCGAAGAAGTGGAAAACGCGTTGGTCAATGTGAATTCGCACAAGGAACAGCGGGTGGAACTGCAGCAGGAAGTGGCGCGGCTGCAAATCGTGGCGGATCAGATCCAGTCGCAACTGCGCCTCGGCGTGGTGTCGCAACTGGAGGTTTTCGAAACCGAGCGAACCTTGCTGGAGGCGCAGCAGGCATTGCTCGCCAACCATCAGCAGATTCTGTCCGACACGGTGCTGCTTTATAAAGCGCTGGGCGGGGGCTGGCCGAGCGTCGACGTACAGACAGAAGTAAAGGAACACTGA
- a CDS encoding serine/threonine protein kinase, which yields MASLARVIHDFQNGELSRDEFVAQLDSTLTTEGLGPTQLLDMLGAAHRKAPLPDDLYVEVRRRIEQLRVSNVAAGGDETGIQTTVELPSVRSASAGSGNHSSSASNATSTGGAAGHDQIKGTGDTLNNRFVLEECLGVGGMGTVYKALDLRKLEASDRKPYLAIKVLNVQFRGNPNSLVALQREARKAQVLAHRNIITVYDFDRDGPIVYLTMEYLSGKPLSQLLRTPGYQGMPVRAALPIVRGMSSALAYAHERGFVHCDFKPANVFLTTNAEVKVIDFGIARVFQRPEEESDATVFDPGSLGALTPAYASPEMIEHREPDPRDDIYALGCITYELLTGHHPFDRLSATQARNADFKPQRPPNLDARQWRALRSALSFDRNTRMPSVERFIAEFDNEARAEKSGTLAKVGLASFAVVCAAAVGVYAFRSAPNRQNGAQTQAGASQALAEQAASSASGETVSGPVVAPAPSPPASPVAAAPATPPPASPVAAVPVTPSVSPPAPKPALTLAAVTSALTQVPCSALSASVQDHSLTVRGYVSQRYGTPHLKDTLAALPGVDTLTLAVDPLADDKCDTVKALASYWVANMQAGHVAALHVRPPGGQLSDGDPLVVDVTTPGYDSYVNLDYYQLDGSVVHMVPSPRAKDNQAPPHYAATIGGAGDWIISKPFGSEMVVLLITPAPLFDKPRPESESRADYLHALDARLAQIGGKYGRDHIVADFAPITTKPRSP from the coding sequence ATGGCTAGCCTTGCGCGTGTGATTCACGACTTTCAGAACGGCGAGCTGTCCCGTGACGAGTTCGTGGCCCAACTCGACAGCACGTTGACGACCGAAGGACTCGGTCCCACGCAGCTGCTGGATATGCTCGGCGCGGCACATCGCAAAGCGCCGCTCCCCGACGATCTCTATGTGGAAGTGCGGCGGCGCATCGAACAGTTGCGCGTTTCGAACGTGGCGGCCGGCGGCGACGAGACCGGCATCCAGACCACGGTCGAGCTTCCGTCGGTGCGCTCGGCCAGCGCGGGCAGCGGGAACCATTCGAGCAGTGCGTCCAACGCGACGAGCACCGGCGGCGCGGCCGGACACGATCAGATCAAGGGCACGGGCGACACGCTGAATAACCGTTTCGTGCTCGAGGAATGCCTGGGCGTCGGCGGCATGGGCACGGTGTACAAGGCGCTCGACCTGCGCAAGCTCGAGGCTTCGGATCGCAAGCCGTATCTCGCGATCAAGGTGCTCAACGTCCAGTTCCGCGGCAACCCGAATTCGCTCGTCGCGTTGCAGCGCGAGGCGCGCAAGGCGCAGGTGCTCGCGCATCGCAACATCATCACGGTGTACGACTTCGACCGCGACGGGCCGATCGTCTACCTGACGATGGAGTACCTGTCCGGCAAACCGCTCAGCCAGTTGCTGCGCACGCCGGGCTACCAGGGCATGCCGGTGCGCGCGGCGCTGCCGATCGTGCGCGGCATGAGCAGCGCGCTCGCCTACGCGCACGAGCGCGGCTTCGTGCATTGCGACTTCAAACCCGCCAACGTGTTTCTCACGACGAATGCCGAAGTGAAAGTCATCGACTTCGGCATCGCCCGTGTGTTCCAGCGTCCGGAAGAGGAGAGCGACGCAACCGTTTTCGATCCCGGCAGCCTCGGCGCATTGACGCCCGCATATGCCAGCCCGGAAATGATCGAGCACCGCGAGCCGGATCCACGCGACGATATCTACGCACTCGGCTGCATCACGTATGAGTTGCTGACCGGCCACCATCCGTTCGACCGCTTGTCGGCGACGCAAGCCCGCAATGCCGATTTCAAGCCGCAGCGGCCGCCCAATCTCGACGCGAGACAGTGGCGCGCGTTGCGCTCGGCGCTATCGTTCGATCGCAATACGCGCATGCCGAGCGTGGAGCGCTTCATCGCGGAGTTTGATAACGAAGCGCGCGCGGAGAAGTCGGGCACGTTGGCGAAGGTGGGACTCGCGAGTTTCGCGGTGGTGTGCGCGGCCGCGGTCGGCGTGTACGCGTTCCGCTCGGCGCCGAACCGGCAGAACGGGGCACAGACGCAGGCGGGCGCGTCGCAGGCCCTGGCGGAGCAGGCGGCTTCGTCGGCTTCGGGGGAAACCGTGTCGGGCCCGGTTGTCGCGCCCGCGCCGTCACCGCCGGCAAGTCCGGTCGCTGCGGCGCCCGCCACGCCACCGCCGGCAAGTCCGGTCGCGGCCGTGCCCGTCACGCCGTCGGTGTCGCCGCCCGCGCCGAAGCCGGCGCTGACTCTCGCCGCCGTCACATCCGCGCTGACGCAAGTGCCCTGTTCAGCACTGTCGGCCTCTGTACAGGACCACTCGCTGACGGTGCGGGGCTATGTTTCGCAACGCTACGGCACGCCGCATTTGAAGGACACGCTGGCGGCCCTGCCGGGCGTCGATACGCTGACGCTTGCCGTCGACCCGCTCGCCGACGATAAGTGCGACACCGTCAAAGCGCTCGCGTCCTACTGGGTGGCCAATATGCAAGCCGGCCATGTTGCCGCCTTGCACGTGCGGCCGCCAGGCGGTCAGTTGAGCGACGGCGACCCGTTGGTCGTCGACGTCACCACGCCGGGCTACGACTCGTATGTGAACCTCGACTACTACCAGCTCGACGGCAGCGTCGTGCACATGGTGCCGAGCCCGCGCGCAAAGGACAATCAGGCGCCGCCGCACTATGCCGCGACGATCGGCGGCGCCGGCGACTGGATCATTTCAAAGCCGTTCGGATCGGAGATGGTGGTGCTGCTGATTACGCCAGCACCGCTATTTGACAAGCCGCGTCCCGAAAGCGAATCGCGCGCCGATTACCTGCACGCACTCGACGCGCGGCTCGCGCAGATCGGCGGCAAATATGGGCGCGACCACATCGTCGCCGATTTCGCGCCGATTACGACGAAGCCGCGCTCGCCCTGA
- a CDS encoding TetR/AcrR family transcriptional regulator translates to MARPREFDEHEVLEAASAAFWTKGYEATTTRDLVKSTGLTQPSLYNAFGDKRTLYLRALEHYLEHTLRERINRLERTVSPAQGVTLFFHEILERTLADPGKRGCMLVNSALETSSDDEAFREIVATEFAEVRAFFYRRMVAASESGEITAVVSADDAATHLLATLIGVRVLARVNPQPALLVGAIAPALLLLGLPALPAQDPHV, encoded by the coding sequence ATGGCAAGACCCCGCGAATTCGACGAGCACGAGGTGCTGGAAGCCGCAAGCGCGGCCTTCTGGACCAAAGGCTATGAGGCGACCACCACGCGCGACCTGGTGAAATCCACCGGTCTGACGCAGCCGAGCCTCTACAACGCGTTCGGCGACAAGCGCACGCTTTATCTGCGCGCGCTGGAGCATTACCTCGAGCACACGTTGCGCGAGCGGATCAACCGCCTGGAACGCACCGTGTCGCCGGCTCAAGGCGTCACCCTGTTCTTCCACGAGATTCTGGAGAGAACGCTCGCCGACCCCGGCAAGCGCGGCTGCATGCTGGTCAATTCGGCGCTGGAAACTTCATCGGACGACGAAGCATTTCGTGAAATCGTCGCCACGGAATTCGCCGAAGTCCGCGCGTTCTTCTACCGCCGCATGGTCGCGGCGAGCGAGAGCGGCGAGATCACCGCCGTCGTTTCCGCCGATGACGCCGCCACCCATCTGCTGGCCACGTTGATCGGCGTTCGCGTCCTCGCGCGGGTCAATCCGCAACCGGCGCTGCTGGTCGGCGCGATTGCGCCCGCTTTGCTGCTGCTCGGTTTGCCTGCTCTACCGGCGCAAGACCCGCACGTCTGA
- a CDS encoding DUF3309 family protein has translation MLGTILLVVLILLLIGALPSWPHSRSWGYGPTGGIGLVVIVVIVLLIVGVI, from the coding sequence ATGTTGGGAACTATTCTTCTAGTCGTGCTGATTCTTCTCCTGATCGGAGCGCTTCCCTCGTGGCCGCATAGCCGTTCGTGGGGCTATGGTCCGACCGGCGGTATCGGCCTTGTCGTGATCGTGGTGATCGTGTTGCTGATCGTCGGCGTCATATAG
- a CDS encoding DUF4399 domain-containing protein, giving the protein MRRTVTPVVLDVRHESNPHREARRKALRATLVLMFGGMVPGAFALAEPTASPPGAEEYIIWPPDGAVIHGGKLWVRMGLRNMGVCPKGVVFPNTGHHHLLIDTDLPPLDQEIPSDRNHLHFGAGETDARIELPPGKHTLQLILGDHNHVPHVPPVYSKKITITVLKD; this is encoded by the coding sequence ATGCGAAGAACCGTTACCCCCGTTGTTCTCGACGTGCGTCACGAATCGAATCCTCATCGCGAGGCGCGGCGTAAGGCGTTGCGTGCAACGCTCGTTCTCATGTTCGGCGGTATGGTGCCGGGCGCATTTGCGCTCGCCGAGCCGACGGCCTCGCCGCCGGGCGCGGAGGAGTACATCATCTGGCCGCCGGATGGCGCGGTGATTCACGGCGGCAAGTTGTGGGTGCGCATGGGCCTGCGGAACATGGGCGTGTGCCCGAAAGGCGTTGTGTTCCCGAACACCGGCCATCACCATCTGCTGATCGATACCGATCTGCCGCCGCTCGATCAGGAAATCCCATCGGATCGCAATCACCTGCACTTCGGTGCGGGTGAAACGGACGCGCGTATCGAGTTGCCGCCGGGCAAACACACACTGCAACTCATTCTCGGCGATCACAACCACGTGCCGCACGTGCCGCCCGTGTATTCGAAGAAGATCACCATCACCGTGCTAAAAGACTAG
- a CDS encoding four-carbon acid sugar kinase family protein — MNGVRGMNGHGPAYAFYGDDFTGATDTLAHLARAGLRTMLFFSPPDAARLAMLGRLDAIGVAGAARTMAPAAQRQELQQAGAAFAALGVQVMHYKVCSTFDSAPETGSIGVALRTLREYCANELVAVIGGQPNLRRYCVFGELFAAAGADDSAQSIYRIDRHPTMSRHPVTPMNEADLCVHLRRQGLDNVQSIDWRCYAAGESALEAQVRRRLDSKPDALLFDVLDDSHLQAIGRVIARHAAASAPLLAVGASSVAQAYALARKRTAECAAAERATPPLARARGPVFVLAGSLSPLTEVQIGAAQSYLRVELDPLQMTGEAASDYLATRVAAIAGPLRDGRNVLAYTTRRPSGEGGALPRLAHACASLLQQVLGAVRLQRIGIAGGDTSSLAVRALGAWGLSYLAPLSAGVTVCRLHADRAELDGMEIMLKGGQMGDTDLFEQLIAGNG, encoded by the coding sequence ATGAACGGCGTGCGCGGAATGAACGGCCACGGGCCGGCTTACGCGTTCTACGGCGATGACTTCACCGGCGCAACCGACACGCTGGCCCATCTCGCTCGCGCGGGTTTGCGCACCATGCTGTTCTTTTCCCCGCCGGATGCCGCGCGTCTCGCCATGCTCGGCCGGCTCGATGCGATCGGCGTGGCGGGCGCCGCGCGGACCATGGCGCCCGCCGCGCAGCGGCAGGAACTTCAGCAGGCCGGCGCCGCTTTTGCCGCACTCGGTGTGCAGGTGATGCACTATAAGGTGTGCTCGACGTTCGATAGCGCGCCGGAAACCGGCAGCATCGGCGTGGCGCTTCGCACCTTGCGCGAGTACTGTGCGAACGAACTCGTCGCGGTGATCGGCGGTCAGCCGAATTTGCGGCGCTATTGCGTGTTCGGCGAACTGTTCGCGGCAGCCGGCGCGGACGATAGCGCGCAGTCGATCTATCGCATCGACCGCCATCCGACCATGAGCCGCCATCCCGTCACGCCGATGAACGAAGCGGACTTGTGTGTGCATCTGCGGCGCCAGGGGCTGGACAATGTGCAATCGATCGACTGGCGCTGCTATGCCGCCGGTGAGTCAGCGCTTGAAGCACAAGTGCGGCGCCGGCTCGATTCGAAACCCGACGCGTTGCTGTTCGACGTCCTCGACGATTCGCATCTGCAAGCGATTGGCCGCGTGATCGCGCGCCACGCCGCAGCGTCGGCGCCGTTGCTTGCGGTAGGTGCGAGCAGCGTCGCGCAGGCTTACGCACTGGCGCGCAAGCGTACTGCCGAATGCGCCGCTGCTGAGCGCGCCACGCCACCGCTGGCGCGTGCGCGCGGCCCCGTGTTCGTGTTGGCGGGCAGCCTCTCTCCATTGACCGAGGTGCAGATCGGCGCGGCGCAGTCCTATCTGCGCGTGGAACTGGATCCGTTGCAAATGACCGGCGAGGCGGCGTCCGATTATCTGGCGACGCGTGTGGCGGCAATCGCCGGCCCCTTGCGCGACGGACGCAACGTACTCGCGTACACGACGCGCCGCCCGTCGGGCGAAGGCGGTGCGTTGCCCCGGCTCGCGCACGCCTGTGCGTCGCTGTTGCAACAGGTGCTCGGCGCCGTGCGCTTGCAGCGCATCGGCATTGCGGGTGGCGACACGTCGAGTCTTGCCGTGCGCGCGCTGGGCGCATGGGGCCTGTCGTATCTCGCGCCGCTATCGGCGGGCGTCACCGTGTGCCGGCTTCACGCCGATCGCGCGGAACTCGACGGCATGGAGATCATGCTTAAAGGCGGCCAGATGGGCGATACGGATCTCTTCGAACAACTGATCGCCGGCAACGGCTAG
- a CDS encoding DUF4399 domain-containing protein codes for MYKIIAVAALAMSAVLASPNVVIAGTTPAPAGAHAYIGYPNDGQVVPANKPFKVWFGLRYMGVAPKGVKYPNTGHHHLLIDTDLPPMDQEIPSDRNHLHFGAGETETTIQLPPGKHTLQLLMGDDMHVPHNPPVYSKKITVIAR; via the coding sequence ATGTACAAGATCATCGCGGTCGCGGCGCTCGCCATGTCGGCGGTATTGGCTTCGCCGAATGTCGTCATTGCGGGTACGACGCCGGCACCGGCGGGCGCCCATGCCTATATCGGCTATCCCAACGACGGCCAGGTCGTACCGGCCAACAAGCCGTTCAAGGTGTGGTTCGGCCTTCGGTATATGGGCGTGGCGCCCAAAGGCGTCAAGTATCCGAATACCGGCCACCACCATCTGCTGATCGACACGGATCTGCCGCCGATGGATCAGGAGATTCCGTCGGACCGTAACCACCTGCATTTCGGCGCGGGCGAAACGGAGACGACGATTCAACTTCCGCCGGGCAAGCACACGTTGCAGTTGCTGATGGGCGACGACATGCATGTCCCGCACAATCCACCCGTGTACTCGAAGAAGATCACCGTCATTGCTCGATGA